Below is a genomic region from Fusobacterium nucleatum.
CTAAATGTACAAGTATAAGGTATATTTTGATAAAAAAATAAAAAAAGATTTTAAAAAATTAGATAAGAATGTTTTAAAATTACTTTTAGATTGGATTGAAAATAATTTAGAAAATATAGAAAATCCAAGAAGCAAAGGAAAAACATTGTTAGGGAATTTAAAAGATTATTGGAGATATAGAATAGGTGATTATAGGTTAATTACTAAAATTGATGATGGAAAACTATTAATTATTGCATTAGAACTTAAACATAGGAAAAAAGTTTATGAGTAAAAAGAGACTGTTGTAAATTACCATATCTATTAATTTGCAATGGTCTTTTTTATAGGAGGAGTATTATGGGAGTAAAAGTTGTAAAAGACCTGGTATATAGTTATATAGAAATAGATGAGTCAGTGCAAAAGTTAATAGACACTGCTTCATTTCAAAGATTAAAAAGAATAAAACAGTTATCTAGTTCATATATATTCCCCTCAACAAATCATACAAGGTATGAACATTCAATAGGGGTTATGCATTTAGCATGCAACTTTTTTGAAGTTTTAGAAAAAGATTTTAGAAAATATGGCTTAACTGAAGATAGAATTTTTTATTTAAGATTGCATGTAAAGTTAGCTGGACTTTTACATGATGTAGGACACCCACCATTTTCACATTTAGGGGAAAAGTTTTTAGATAAAAATGAAATTATTACTTGTATAAAAAATGAATATTCTCATTTAGTAGATGTGGATAAGACTTTCTATAACAATGGTAAATTAATGGGTAAAGAGCATGAGCTTTTATCTTGTTATTGTATTTTAAGAAAATTTTATAGGATATTAAAAGAGGAAATTGATAAAAATATAGATGTAGCTTTCATTTGTAGATGTATTATAGGAAATACCTATCCTGATTCTGAAAATTGGGATAAAAATATTTGTGTTAGAGTAATCAGTTCAGACTCAATAGATGTAGATAAATTGGATTATTTAACAAGAGATAACCATATGACAGGAGAAATAGCACCTAAAATGGATATAAAAAGGTTACTTGCCTGTCTTACAATCACTGAAAATAAGGAATTAAAATATGTAGCAAAGGCTATACCAGCTGTACAAACAGTTGTAGATTCAAGAGATATATTATATCTTTGGGTTTATCATCATCATATTTCTATTTATACAGACTACATCATAGGTAGAATTTTAAAAAGATGTATGACTTTATATGATGAACATAGAGGACAAGCACTTGAAGAAATGAATAGAGAAGAATATTTTTCTCCAAAGGCAATAACTGATTACTTAATAACAGATGATGATATATATTCACATTTAAGAAAAATTTATGTTTTATCTTTAGAAGGAAAAATGGATGATTTTAATACAATAATTATCAAACAAATATTTGAAAGAGATTTTTTGAAACCTCTTTGGAAAACTATATATGAGTATAAAGATTTTGAAAAAAATCTGGTTGACAAAAAGATAATAAAATCTTATGATGAACTAGAAGATATTTTGAGAAATGAAAAGAATATTGAGGATATTACAAATACTCTTTTAAAAAGATTAAATTTGAAAGAAGGAGAAGTATTTATAATAACTAAATATAATAAATTCTATAACTCTAATAAAGAAGCACCAATTTCTCTTTTGTTAAATGGAGAAGAAAGAAAATTATCTGATTTATTACCACAAAAGGAGTTTGGAAAGTTTCATACTATGGCTTTCTTTGTATTTGCTCCTAAAAAATATAAGAAAGAAACTAAGGAGATTGTTATAGAAGAATTACAAAAAATATCTCAAGCATAGTAAAGTAAACAGGAGGAAGTTATGAGATTTAAAAGTAAATTGGTTTTAATATTAGTTTTTATAATTATGTCATTTTCAGTTTTTGCAGCAAAGTCTAATAAAAAAGATGATGTGAAATTACCTAACATTGTTCTATATGACCAATATGGGAAAAAACATAATATAGAAGAATATAAAGGGAAAGTTGTCGTAATAAATTTCTGGGCAACATGGTGTGGATACTGTGTTGAAGAAATGCCAGAATTTGAAAAAGTATATAAAGAATTTGGTTCAAATAAAAAAGATGTAATTATTTTAGGAGTAGCAGGACCTAAATCTAAGGAAAACTCAAATAATGTTGATGTTGAGAAAGATAAGATTATTTCATTTTTAAAGAAAAAAAATATCACATATCCAACTTTAATGGATGAAGTAGGAAAATCTTTTGATGAATATGGAGTAAAATATTTTCCTACAACATATGTAATAAATAAAAAGGGTTATTTAGAAGGTTTTGTTAATGGTGCTATCAGTGGAGAGCAATTAAAAAATGCAATAAATGAAACTTTAAAGAAAAAATAATTTATAAAAGTCAGGATTTATACCTGACTTTTTACATGAATAGGAATTAAATTAAAAATAATGATACCTAAAAAGTTATTGATGTTAAATATAAATATTGAGATGATACCCAAAATGATACCCAAAAAATAGAATTGACTTTTATAGAAAAAATTGCTATTATTTTTATGCACACTATTCACATTAAAATAGGAGGAGGATATTTTTATGAGTGAAAGAAGTATTAGAAGGCATATTACATTGTCACCTACTGAAAATGAAATTATTAATAATTTTATAAAAAAGCAAGGGTTTTCTTTTTCTGAATTTATAAGACTTTCTGCTCTTAAAAGTATAAAAGAAAGTGAAAATTTGAATTTAAAAGAATATTTAGATAGATATTGTGAAAAAGTAGATGAAAAAGAACAAAAAGAATTGAATGAAATGATGAAAAACATTAATCTTGAAGAAGATGAAGGAAGTGAAATAACTCTTGAAGACTTCTTACAAAATAATATATAAAAATGAAGCTAAAAAATTTTTAAAGATTAATAAAATATATGGTTTAAAGTTTCTTGTAGTATTTGAAGAAATTTCAAAAGACTATTCAAGTGTAAGAAATTATGATATAAAAAAAGTAAATAAGGACAAATATATCAAAAATGACTATACATACAGACTTAGAATAGGTGGATATAGAGCCATATTTGAGTTACAAGATGAAATAAAAATTATAGCAGTTATAAAAATAGGATCTAGGGGAGATATTTACAATGAATAATTACTCCCCTAAATATTTTTCTAATTCCTCTGCAATTTCTAAGTCTGCAATTTCATCTTGATGAAAGGGAATACAATCTTCTAAAAGATAAGTGGCAAAAAAGTTTGCCTCTTCCTCATAGACATTAGTTTTAAAACTAGTACATTCCCTAAAGAATCTAACTTGCTCACAGTCGTGTTCAAGTGCATGAAAAAGCTCATGCCCTACAACAAAAAGTTTTGCAAAATTATCAAGTAAATTTTGAATGACAATAAGTTTTGATGAAAAAACTTCTGTATATAAGCCCTTCATTTCAATATTAGCAGAAACAACCTCAATTCCTAAACCTTTACAAAGACGAAGAGGATTTTTAGTTCCAAACTCAAAATATAAGTCATTAATCAATTTTAGAATTTCTTTTTTTCTTTTGTCTGTCATTTTCTTCATCAGCTCTCTTTTTAAGTAAGGCTTTAACAAAAAATTCCTTCAATACTCTCTCCAATTCTATCTTATCATTTTCAGAGGCAGGACGACCATTAAACATCAATGTTGAAGTAGTCATTTTAATATTCTCATATTCTCTTAATTCATCAGGATTCAATTCATATTCTTCTACCAAAGAATCAGTTTTATCAACTGAACTTATTTCCATAGGGACATCATAACCTGTAAGCCAAACTTCATTGACATTTAAAGTTTTTGCAAATAACTCTATTCTATCTCTTTTAGGCTCATACTCTTTTGATAAATATTGAGAGATTGTAGATTTATTAATTCCAGTTAATTCAGATAATTCAGTGGCTTTCATTTTTCTAAAATCCAAAGCTATTCTTAACCTTTCTGCAAAATCACTTATTAATTTCATATTGATACCTCCATATAAATTAATAATAACATATAATTTTGTAATTTACAAATAAAATTTATAAAAAGTTTGTAAAAACAAAAAAATTATTTGACAAAATAAAAATATAAAGTTATATTATATTTGTAAAATACAAACTATAATAAAATAATTTGTAAAAAAGAAATAATTATGGAGGTAGAAAATGAAAAATATACACACAAATTTTATGGCTGAATATATTTTAAAGTTAACTGGAGAATATGCAAGTGCAAACAGAATTCATGATGTATTAAATTTGAGTTTAAGTTTCACCTATACCCTAGCAAATAACAACAAAGTTAGAAATAGAGTAAAAAATGGTAGAACAGAATATAATATGGAAGATTTTATAAGAAATCTAGAATTATCATATAACAACAATGTTGTATATAATCCACTTACAAAAGAAGATTTTGAGATAAATAATTTTCATAATTGGGAAGCTAGAAATGATATAGAAAAATATTTAGAAAAACTGTTATTAGATGAACTAGGTCAATTTACTTGTATAAAAGATTTAGTGGAAATGTTTAAAGTAAGCAAAACTATTTGGTATGATGCATTAGAAGAAGGGAAAATAATGTATTTTACCATATCAAGTAGAAAAATAATTGTAACTCGTTCCCTATTGCCCTTTTTAAGAGAGGCAATGTCAGAGCGATACTGAATAATTTTAATAAATGTTATAAAAAATTAGTTTTTTTTAATTTTAAATTTCTTTAAATATTGTTTATTTTATTGACAAAATTGAGAAAAAAAAGTATACTTTACTTATATAAAGTTTTATCAATTTTTACTCAAAAAAATAAAGGGGGATTTTTATGAAAGCAAAAATTTTATTATGCTCAATGTTGATATTGGGATCATTATCTTATGCAGCAGAAGTAGATTCAGTAGCACAAGAAGTAATGAGCGAAGTAAAAAATATTGAAGCAGAATATCAAGCATTAGTACAAAAAGAAATGGAAAGAAAAGAAGAGTTTAGACAAGAAAAGGAAACTCTAGAAAAAGAAGTACAAGAACTAAAAGAAAGACAACTAGGAAGAGAAGAACTTTATGCAAAATTAAAAGAAGATGCAAAAATAAGATGGCATAGAGATGAGTACAAAAAATTACTAAAAAGATTCGACGAATACTACAACAAACTAGAACAAAAGATAGCAGACAAAGAACAACAAATAGTAGAATTAACAAAATTATTAGAAGTATTAAATTAATTGGGAGGGCAGTATGAAAAAATTTATAAAATCTATTCTAATTTTATGTGTATTATCTTCTTTAGCCTATGCAGAAGAAGTTAGTACAACAATGAGTTCAGAAGACCAAAAAGAAGCAATGGATATCTTAGATAGAATGAGAGAAAGAATAGAAAAAGAAGAAGCAGAAAAGGCAAAACTTGTAGCAGAAGCAAAAGAACTAGGGATGTCACCTAGCGAAGTAGCATCAATGGATAATGTAGAAGAAATGCTAGAAGCAAAAAGAGCAGCAGAAGCAAAACCAAAGACAGAAGCAGAAAAGTTAGAATTAACAAGAAAAAAAGCGCTAGATAAATTAGATTTCTATGAAAGAGTAGTAAGAAGTGTAGCAAGAGAAGAAAATGAAGTAAGCGATTACTATGGAGTTATGGGAGAAGAAAAACAAAGATCAACTGTATATGTTGGAACTGCAACAGAAGCAGCACCAGTTGAACAACCAGCAGAAATTCAACCAAAAGCAGAAATGGAAGAAGCAAAATAATAATTAAATAAAAAAAATACTAAGGGGGCAAAAGTGAAAAATAAAATATTATTTGGAACAATGTTAGCGTTACTTTTAGTAGGTTCAGTTTCATTTGCAGATGATGATGCAGATAAAAAGAGACTATTAGAAGAATATGACAGAATGCAAGAAGAAAAGGCAAAAGCACAACCAGAAATGACAGAAGTTGTAGGAGAAAATGGAGAAGTAGTTGTAACAGAAGGAGAAGAAGTTGCAATGGCTCCAAAGAAAGCAGAAAAAGATATGACAGAATCAGAAAGAATGGATGTAGAAATTCAAAGAATTAAAAAAAGAATGTTAGAAATAAATGATAAGATTGAAAATTACAATAAAACAAATGAAATGATAGACAACTTAGAAAAGAATGTTGGGGAATTAGAAAGAAAAGTAAATTATTAAAAAGGAGAGAAAGAATATGAAAAAATTAGCGATATTAGCATTAGGAGTACTATCATTAGTAGCATGTACTGATCAAAAAGTGGTAAATTACAATACAGCAAGATTAGATATAGTAGAGGACTATTTAAGAAATCATAAATATGTAAAACCATCAGAAAACTTTGATAAATTAGTAGAAGATGGAAAGTTAGAATACGCAGAAGAATATGTATCATTAGAAAAGGAGGCTAAACAATGGGAAAGAGAAAAAACTCAACAACAATAATAGTAATGTTGTTCTTATTAATATTTTCTTTACCAGCATTAGCAGCTCAAGCCTTAACAACAACACAAATGCGTGAAAATAGTATAAGAATAAATGCGCTAGAATTAAAAAATATAGATATATTAAATTCAGAAGCACCAAAAGAAATGACAATAGTATTAGATGAAAGATCATTAAACTTTGATTTTGATAAATCAAATGTAAAACCACAATATTATGATTTATTAAAAAATATAAAAGAATTTGTAGAACAAAATAATTATGAACTAACAATAGTAGGACATACAGACTCAATAGGAAGTAATGCCTATAACTTTAAACTTTCAAGAAGAAGAGCAGAAAGTGTAAAAGCGAAATTGTTAGAATTTGGATTATCAGAAGATAGAATAGTAGGAATAGAAGCAATGGGAGAAGAACAACCAATAGCGACTAATGCAACAAAAGAAGGAAGAGCACAAAATAGAAGAGTTGAATTTAAGTTAGTTCAAAGAGAAACTATACCAATGCCTACTGAAAACAAATAAGGGAGGAGAAGGAGAAGTATATGGGAAATAATAATCTATATAAAATTGAAAACACTTTGCGTTCAATAGCAAAGAGATATAAAAGTGTAAAATATTCACTAGGTTTAGCGATATTATTTTTAATGATGGGAGTAGGAGCTTTTTCTGAAGAAGTAAATCCAGCAGCAAATGGAGTACCAACAAGAGAAGAAATAGCAACATCAAGAGAAAATTTAAAAAATTCAGTAGGAAGTTTGCAATCTAAGATAGATGAAGCAAGAGCAGAAAATTCAAAAGGTTTAACAGGATTAAGATTAGAATTAATACAATTAATGGAACAAGGGGATCAAGTAGTAAAATCACCTTGGTCATCATGGCAATTTGGACTAAACTATATGTACAGTAAATGGAATGGAACATATAAAGGAAGAGGAGATAAGGCTGAAAAATATCCTTATGAAGGTATATTTGAAAGAGAAAGTGGAGCTAATGAAATGAACAGATATGTTTCAGATTTAAGTCCATTTTATGGTAGATTGCCTAAATCAACTAATCCTAAATCAGCTTCATCAAATGCTAGACAAGGTTTAAAAGGATATGGAATTGCAAGTACTGTACCAGTTCCAGAACCAATAGTTGATTTGGAATTAAGTGCAGCTATAAATCCAAAGGTGGTAAATAAGACAGATTTGAATTTAGCACCTAAAACAGCAAATAGACCAACTTTACCTGAACCAGTAAGATTTGAACCGATATCACCAAAAGTAGATATCCCAAAAGACCCGTTTTTACCGGTACCTCCTACTTTTTCAGTAATATTAGGTTCAGACTGTAATAGTAATTGTAATAGTTCTGGACGTGTAAGAGGATATACAAAAGATACCTTTTTAGGAAGTAATGATAATAAAAGCCAACAAAATGTGAAGACTATATTACATTATACTTGGTCAGAAGCTGATGGATATGGTTTAGGAGATAGAGGATTTGCTTTTAAGATGTATTGGGAAAATACAAATCATTCTCAACAAAATTATTTTTTAGAAAATGAACCTAAAAAGGAAATATTTTTTAATTCATATAATTTTGGAAAAGATGGAAGAGAGTTTGATAAACCACTTAGAGAATCAGAAGGAGCAGATAGAAATAAACAGTATTTCTTTATTGGTGGATCAAGATTTATGGAAATAGATAATGAGAATACAGAAAAAGAGTATGGGATTCCACAAGGAAAAACTGTTCAATTGGGAGGAATATTAACTTTAGGAATTGTGTCACAACAAAATGCAACACATCTAATAAATAAGGGGATTATTACAGATAGTAAAGAAAAAGATGATGAATATATAAAAAAAATGCCTTACGATACTTCAGGAGATGGAGCAGGAAAGTATTTAACTATAAAAGGTCCAGTAGGAGACTATCATATAAAGAGAAGTACAGATGGATATGTAGGATATAAAGTAGGAATAGCACAGGTAGATGAAAATGGTGGAAGAGACAGAGATACAAATAAAAATGAAACAAATTGGTACATGAATGGTCATGAGCAAAAAATGTCAAATACAGGGACAATTGACTTTAGAGGTGAGCGTTCTATCGGAATGTATGATTATCTACCAACAGCAACATCGTGGGCTATTATGAAAAACTCAGGAACAATTAATTTAAGTGGTTCTGAAAGTTATGGAATGAAAATAGCTTCTAGAACAGCTTCTAGAGCGGAGATGGAAAATAGTGGAACTATAAATCTTAGAAAAAATCCAGATGGTAAAGATAGAGCAAATAACTCAGCTGGAATGGCATTGATGGAAGATAAAAGTGTTACCAAAAATGTTAATTTAGATTCAGGAAAAGCTAAAAATACGGGAACTATAAATCTAACTGATGTACAAAATTCAACAGGAACTTTCATTAATATTGATAGTGATATAACAAATACGGGAACTATAAATCTAAATTCAGCTATAGCTAAAGAAACTAATGCAAATAAAGAGCAAGCTGTTAATGTTGGAATGAGAGCCAATAAAGGAACAGGTTTTGGTGGTAGTAATAAAGCAACAGTAATTAATGAAAATTCAGGAAAAATTACATTAAAGGGAAGCTATGCAATAGGAATGTTAGCTAATGGAGCAAAATTAGTTAATAAAGGTAGTATTTCAACAGTAGATAGTATAACAAATGGAGTTGGATTAGCGGGATTTGATAGTCTAGATATTAAGAATAGTGGTTCTATAAAAGTATTAGGAAGTGGAAGAACAAATAATATAGGAGTATATTTAAAAAATTCAATTGGAACAATAGCCTCAGGAGGAACAGTTACTCAAGAAATAGAAGCTTCTGGAGATAATTCTACTGGAGTTCTTACTACAAATAGTACATTGACTATGGCAGGAAATGTCAAAGTTACAGGAAATGGAGTGACAGGGGTAGTTGCAAATAATGGAAGTAAGATTACTTCAAATTCAGGAACAGTAACTGTCAATAATGGTGCAAATGCAGCAGGAGAATTGGAAGATAAATCAACAACACCATCAACAAAAAGAGGTTCTTATGGAATAGTTGTAAATGATAGTAATTCATGGTACAAAGGAGCTACTACAAATGTAAATGTAAATGTTACTGGTAGCAGATCAGTTGGACTTTATTCTAAAGGAGAATTGGTAGTAAATAAAGCAGATGTAACTACAGCTGAAGGAGCAATTAATTTCTTTGCTGATAATGGAAAGATAGAAATAAAAGGTGGAGGAACGGCTGTAACAGGGCAAAAGTCATTATTATTTTATGCAAGAGGAAATAATAGTAAAATAAATCTTAGTGCTGGAACATTAACTGCTACAATAAAAGGAGGAACAACTCCAAGTACAAGAGGAACAGCTTTTTATTATCAAGGAAATGGTAATGTATTTAATAAAGCTGCTATTGAGCAGTACTTTAGAGATGTTTTTGGGAATGGGGTAAATAGCACATTAGGTAACTTAAAATTAAATATGGAAAGAGGTTCTAGGTTGTTTGTAGCTTCAAATGTAAGGATGGATTTATCACAAACATCAGCTTCAGCTTTAACATCAGGTTTAGTAGGAGGACCACAAATAACTGGTTCAGGTTATAAGACATTTATGTTATATTTAAGCCATTTAACAGTTGATAATACAGTTAATTTAGATAATGCTACAGATCCATATAATGAATTGGAAATAGCAAATTCATCTATCACTAATAAAAATACTATGTCAGGTAGTAAAAATAGACAAGTTGCTATGGCACAAGAAAATGGAAATGATACAGGTGGAAATGCATTTCCTGCTAGTAAAATAAAATTAACAAATGATGTAAATGGAAAAATTAATTTAACTGGTGAAGAAACTACTGGAATGTATGTTAAGAGAGGTTTATTAGAAAATAAAGGTGAAATCAGTGTTGGAAAAAAATCAACAGCAATGTATTTAGAAGATGATGATAAAGGAACATCAGCTAGTGAGGGTAGTGTAACTAATAGTGGAAAAATAACATTAGGAGAAAACTCAACTGGAATTTATTTTAAAAATGGTGTCTCTTCAAAAACTGGAGGAGTAACTAATAATGGTAAAATAGGGAGTATTGCAAATAATGTTATAGCCATGACTTTTGATACAGGTTCTAGTACTAAAGGTTTTAAAAATGGAGTAGCTGGTGAAATAAACTTAACAGGCGATAATTCGACAGCAATGTATGCAACAGGAACTGGAAGTTATATGGTAGAAAATGATGGAAAGAT
It encodes:
- a CDS encoding type II toxin-antitoxin system RelE/ParE family toxin encodes the protein MYKYKVYFDKKIKKDFKKLDKNVLKLLLDWIENNLENIENPRSKGKTLLGNLKDYWRYRIGDYRLITKIDDGKLLIIALELKHRKKVYE
- a CDS encoding HD domain-containing protein, yielding MGVKVVKDLVYSYIEIDESVQKLIDTASFQRLKRIKQLSSSYIFPSTNHTRYEHSIGVMHLACNFFEVLEKDFRKYGLTEDRIFYLRLHVKLAGLLHDVGHPPFSHLGEKFLDKNEIITCIKNEYSHLVDVDKTFYNNGKLMGKEHELLSCYCILRKFYRILKEEIDKNIDVAFICRCIIGNTYPDSENWDKNICVRVISSDSIDVDKLDYLTRDNHMTGEIAPKMDIKRLLACLTITENKELKYVAKAIPAVQTVVDSRDILYLWVYHHHISIYTDYIIGRILKRCMTLYDEHRGQALEEMNREEYFSPKAITDYLITDDDIYSHLRKIYVLSLEGKMDDFNTIIIKQIFERDFLKPLWKTIYEYKDFEKNLVDKKIIKSYDELEDILRNEKNIEDITNTLLKRLNLKEGEVFIITKYNKFYNSNKEAPISLLLNGEERKLSDLLPQKEFGKFHTMAFFVFAPKKYKKETKEIVIEELQKISQA
- a CDS encoding TlpA disulfide reductase family protein — translated: MRFKSKLVLILVFIIMSFSVFAAKSNKKDDVKLPNIVLYDQYGKKHNIEEYKGKVVVINFWATWCGYCVEEMPEFEKVYKEFGSNKKDVIILGVAGPKSKENSNNVDVEKDKIISFLKKKNITYPTLMDEVGKSFDEYGVKYFPTTYVINKKGYLEGFVNGAISGEQLKNAINETLKKK
- a CDS encoding plasmid mobilization protein; amino-acid sequence: MSERSIRRHITLSPTENEIINNFIKKQGFSFSEFIRLSALKSIKESENLNLKEYLDRYCEKVDEKEQKELNEMMKNINLEEDEGSEITLEDFLQNNI
- a CDS encoding type II toxin-antitoxin system RelE family toxin — translated: MKTSYKIIYKNEAKKFLKINKIYGLKFLVVFEEISKDYSSVRNYDIKKVNKDKYIKNDYTYRLRIGGYRAIFELQDEIKIIAVIKIGSRGDIYNE
- a CDS encoding ImmA/IrrE family metallo-endopeptidase, which encodes MKKMTDKRKKEILKLINDLYFEFGTKNPLRLCKGLGIEVVSANIEMKGLYTEVFSSKLIVIQNLLDNFAKLFVVGHELFHALEHDCEQVRFFRECTSFKTNVYEEEANFFATYLLEDCIPFHQDEIADLEIAEELEKYLGE
- a CDS encoding helix-turn-helix domain-containing protein, translated to MKLISDFAERLRIALDFRKMKATELSELTGINKSTISQYLSKEYEPKRDRIELFAKTLNVNEVWLTGYDVPMEISSVDKTDSLVEEYELNPDELREYENIKMTTSTLMFNGRPASENDKIELERVLKEFFVKALLKKRADEENDRQKKKRNSKID
- a CDS encoding adhesion protein FadA; translation: MKAKILLCSMLILGSLSYAAEVDSVAQEVMSEVKNIEAEYQALVQKEMERKEEFRQEKETLEKEVQELKERQLGREELYAKLKEDAKIRWHRDEYKKLLKRFDEYYNKLEQKIADKEQQIVELTKLLEVLN
- a CDS encoding FAD-I family protein, with protein sequence MKNKILFGTMLALLLVGSVSFADDDADKKRLLEEYDRMQEEKAKAQPEMTEVVGENGEVVVTEGEEVAMAPKKAEKDMTESERMDVEIQRIKKRMLEINDKIENYNKTNEMIDNLEKNVGELERKVNY
- a CDS encoding OmpA family protein; translated protein: MGKRKNSTTIIVMLFLLIFSLPALAAQALTTTQMRENSIRINALELKNIDILNSEAPKEMTIVLDERSLNFDFDKSNVKPQYYDLLKNIKEFVEQNNYELTIVGHTDSIGSNAYNFKLSRRRAESVKAKLLEFGLSEDRIVGIEAMGEEQPIATNATKEGRAQNRRVEFKLVQRETIPMPTENK
- a CDS encoding autotransporter-associated N-terminal domain-containing protein, producing MGNNNLYKIENTLRSIAKRYKSVKYSLGLAILFLMMGVGAFSEEVNPAANGVPTREEIATSRENLKNSVGSLQSKIDEARAENSKGLTGLRLELIQLMEQGDQVVKSPWSSWQFGLNYMYSKWNGTYKGRGDKAEKYPYEGIFERESGANEMNRYVSDLSPFYGRLPKSTNPKSASSNARQGLKGYGIASTVPVPEPIVDLELSAAINPKVVNKTDLNLAPKTANRPTLPEPVRFEPISPKVDIPKDPFLPVPPTFSVILGSDCNSNCNSSGRVRGYTKDTFLGSNDNKSQQNVKTILHYTWSEADGYGLGDRGFAFKMYWENTNHSQQNYFLENEPKKEIFFNSYNFGKDGREFDKPLRESEGADRNKQYFFIGGSRFMEIDNENTEKEYGIPQGKTVQLGGILTLGIVSQQNATHLINKGIITDSKEKDDEYIKKMPYDTSGDGAGKYLTIKGPVGDYHIKRSTDGYVGYKVGIAQVDENGGRDRDTNKNETNWYMNGHEQKMSNTGTIDFRGERSIGMYDYLPTATSWAIMKNSGTINLSGSESYGMKIASRTASRAEMENSGTINLRKNPDGKDRANNSAGMALMEDKSVTKNVNLDSGKAKNTGTINLTDVQNSTGTFINIDSDITNTGTINLNSAIAKETNANKEQAVNVGMRANKGTGFGGSNKATVINENSGKITLKGSYAIGMLANGAKLVNKGSISTVDSITNGVGLAGFDSLDIKNSGSIKVLGSGRTNNIGVYLKNSIGTIASGGTVTQEIEASGDNSTGVLTTNSTLTMAGNVKVTGNGVTGVVANNGSKITSNSGTVTVNNGANAAGELEDKSTTPSTKRGSYGIVVNDSNSWYKGATTNVNVNVTGSRSVGLYSKGELVVNKADVTTAEGAINFFADNGKIEIKGGGTAVTGQKSLLFYARGNNSKINLSAGTLTATIKGGTTPSTRGTAFYYQGNGNVFNKAAIEQYFRDVFGNGVNSTLGNLKLNMERGSRLFVASNVRMDLSQTSASALTSGLVGGPQITGSGYKTFMLYLSHLTVDNTVNLDNATDPYNELEIANSSITNKNTMSGSKNRQVAMAQENGNDTGGNAFPASKIKLTNDVNGKINLTGEETTGMYVKRGLLENKGEISVGKKSTAMYLEDDDKGTSASEGSVTNSGKITLGENSTGIYFKNGVSSKTGGVTNNGKIGSIANNVIAMTFDTGSSTKGFKNGVAGEINLTGDNSTAMYATGTGSYMVENDGKITLGNSSNANNPNVAMFTDKSQITLKNNGKIIGGNKTVGLYGYGADTGASSDINVGEGATGIYSKGGNVTLNGKMTVGKNDAVGVYTVGSGQTITNNATNINIGDGSYGFVNKQAAGGNNFISNTTNVTVGNNVVYTYSTDTKGTVTNKTTLTSTGSGNYGLYSAGTVTNDANINFGTGIGNVGVYSIKNGTVTNLAGRSITVGGSDPDNNKYGIGMAAGYETTDHGNIVNRGTINVNGKNSIGMYATGSNSTATNHGNIRLGTDDTVGMYLDNGAKGFNYGTITTVGSPKRATGVAVRRGATFENHGTIHINSAGGQAYFKAQGGIIKNYGTFTLEGGAVKEYTPGNKPTGKEVGDVKINAPAGASRATITKNGRPVKPVTISNAIGQRAPLTSSIGMYIDTLRGTNPIGGLIPTGAADLIIGSEASRITNSRYIEVNGNILTPYNKAIAANPQITNWKIYSGAFTWIATGTIDKNTQQIKNLYLAKIPYTSFAGKEPTPVDKKDTYNFLDGLEQRYDKNALDSREKQLFNKLNGIGNNESILFYQAVDEMMGHQYANVQQRVQSTGVILDKEFDYLRDEWKTVSKDSNKVKVFGTNGEYKTNTAGVIDYKNNAYGVAYVHEDEDVRLGRTVGWYTGIVHNTFKFKDIGKSKEQMLQGKVGLLKSVPFDYNNSLNWTISGDIFIGRNRMHRKFLVVDEIFNAKSRYYTYGIGVKNEIGKEFRLSEDFTLRPYAALKLEYGRVSKIREKSGEIKLEVKQNQYFSVRPEIGADLTFRHYFGRKTFKAAVGVAYENELGRVANGKNKARVADTSADWFNIRGEKDDRRGNVKFDLNLGLDNQRYGITANAGYDTKGKNVRGGLGLRVIF